TTTTTTCTCAATCTTGTTAGTTGAAGCCATTGTTGGAAACTAATGCTAATGGGTGactgttgaagaaaacTAATCAAAGTTGgtagaaaaaaaaaaaaaaaaaaagaataaattTAGCGACGTATTTNNNNNNNNNNNNNNNNNNNNNNNNNNNNNNNNNNNNNNNNNNNNNNNNNNNNNNNNNNNNNNNNNNNNNNNNNNNNNNNNNNNNNNNNNNNNNNNNNNNNNNNNNNNNNNNNNNNNNNNNGACTGTTGAAAGAAAACTAATACAAAGTTAGgtaagaaaaaaaaaaaaaaaaaagaataattTGCGACGTATTTTGAAGTTTGGGGAAAAAGAGAATTGCGATATCGGTATGCAGAGAATACAAAGGAGGGATTAACCTATAGTTACAATAACAGATCGAGAGAAATGGTTCCTTATGTACGGCAATATTTGTTTTTACTAGTCATATTAGTCACTAAGTTTCTGTTGTTCCTCTTGCATTAGATTAAAAAACTATTAATTTCCAGCCGTAACCGCGCTGTCGATGTTTAAAGTTTTGTCCCGGCTCTCCGGGAATACTCGGAATAAAATTGGGTGCAAAAATAGCGAAAGAAAATGAACGATCAAGGCAACATTAATGAGGCGTCAATGGACAATATGTAGTGTGTATGCGTTTTGATATAAACAGGAAAAACACTGAGTCACATATTTTGAGGAGAAGCTTCATCTTGATAGAGATTCGAGATTATCTTGTCGGCTAATCTTTGCAAAtagttgaaacaaaagcagtaaatttaaaaaaagCCTTTAAATGACAGTTCGTCTTTGTTTAAATGGAGATAATTTAACAATCCTTGTTGTCTTTATACTGAATATCACAATACATAGGCAACTCTAAGTTTCCCCTCTGTTTGTCGTAAATCAATGTCGCAAACAATTCTTGACAGTGGCTTATACTGATCATCCAACgcaacaaaattcaaattgttcacaAAAGAATATCAGACTTTCCTCTTGTTTACAGCATAACAAAGTAAATCCATACACGATGGGTATCAAAAAGATGTTTATGAAGAAAGATCCTACGGAGCAGGAAATCCGTGAGGACTTGAATAGGGTCGGTATAACTACAAAATCGGGAAACacaagagaagaaaagTTTGGAGCATTCAAGAACTACGCTCAAGAAAGGGCACAAATGAGGCCCGCTATGGCACCAAGTAATCCCTACGCAAAATTGCAGAATAACGATCCTGCTCAGAATCCATATGCTAATAATGGAAACAACTCGTCCGGCGCATCCGTTCAAAGCAAACAGGCAAATAGTGGTGGACGTTCATCATCTCCGTATCAAAGTCAAACCCGTGTTGGCGCTGATTCCAATCCGTATGGAAGTTCGACCCGTAATGGACAGTCTCCAGCTTCAGATCCGTATTCCGCACCAAGTAGACGACAAGCACCACAAACTGATGGACAAGATCCTTATAGTCGACCAACATCAAGGCGGCCTGCAACAGCTTCGCAACGAGGTCAAGCTAGTGCAGTGGGTGGAGACACTTCAACTAGGGTGAGTAGGATGTCTACTAGACAATCAGCTGCTGATACTGAGTCACTCGATTTAAATGCAATTTCATCACatcaaatgtttcaaaataataaacCGATCAAAAAACAAGCGTTTGATTCGGAGGAGTTAGATTTGAATGAGGAATTCAACGAGGAGGGGGATttagatttgaatttggataTTCCGGAAGAGGAGCAAGTAAATTCAGAAGATGAGGAGGTTGAAGCTATCAAGCAAGATATTAGATTTGTTAAACAAGAGTCTGTTCAATCGACGAGAAATACGCTTCGAATGGCCCAGGAAGCTGATGCGTCAGGTACAAACACTTTGGGAATGTTGGGGTCACAATCGGAGAGATTGTACAATGCAGAAcagaatttgttgttggcaGATACTCAAACGCAGATTGCTGATGAAAAGGTTAAAGAATTGAGACGATTGAATCGTTCTATATTCATTCCAGCATATGGTAATCCATTCAATAAAAAGTCAAGATTACgtcaacaagaagaaaacaTCAAGAATCGTAAGATGCAAGAAAAGTATCTTCGTGAAACTAATCGTCAAAATATGTATGAAAGTGAACAA
This region of Candida orthopsilosis Co 90-125, chromosome 6 draft sequence genomic DNA includes:
- a CDS encoding Sec9 protein (S. cerevisiae homolog SEC9 has SNAP receptor activity and localizes to SNARE complex, to membrane) encodes the protein MGIKKMFMKKDPTEQEIREDLNRVGITTKSGNTREEKFGAFKNYAQERAQMRPAMAPSNPYAKLQNNDPAQNPYANNGNNSSGASVQSKQANSGGRSSSPYQSQTRVGADSNPYGSSTRNGQSPASDPYSAPSRRQAPQTDGQDPYSRPTSRRPATASQRGQASAVGGDTSTRVSRMSTRQSAADTESLDLNAISSHQMFQNNKPIKKQAFDSEELDLNEEFNEEGDLDLNLDIPEEEQVNSEDEEVEAIKQDIRFVKQESVQSTRNTLRMAQEADASGTNTLGMLGSQSERLYNAEQNLLLADTQTQIADEKVKELRRLNRSIFIPAYGNPFNKKSRLRQQEENIKNRKMQEKYLRETNRQNMYESEQRLKQGIMNNATDNDVHHKYQNEKYLQQAQRYQFENDSEDDEVEKEIAGNLDQIGSYAKKLHGIANTMGKEVDSQNVRLRKIEEDADKLDINVHMNSTRLSNIR